One region of Deinococcus aestuarii genomic DNA includes:
- a CDS encoding ArsR/SmtB family transcription factor, with translation MTTVAVPSVLDQLKALSHEIRFELVRHLAGGERCVCDLEALLDLPQSKVSYHLGILREAELVSSEQRGKNTYYTLRQDQFFQLGGNLLVEIFTVPLALTHQTKSIC, from the coding sequence GGCAGTCCCCAGCGTGCTCGACCAGCTCAAGGCGCTCTCCCACGAGATCCGCTTCGAGTTGGTTCGACACTTGGCAGGCGGCGAACGCTGCGTCTGCGACCTCGAAGCCTTGCTCGATCTGCCTCAGTCCAAAGTCTCCTACCATCTCGGCATCCTCCGCGAGGCCGAACTGGTTTCCTCCGAGCAGCGCGGCAAGAACACCTACTACACCCTGCGTCAGGATCAATTTTTTCAGTTGGGTGGAAACTTGCTGGTCGAGATTTTCACGGTTCCGCTCGCCTTGACGCATCAAACGAAATCCATATGCTGA